A genome region from Rhodopseudomonas boonkerdii includes the following:
- a CDS encoding TldD/PmbA family protein, translating into MISSPNASSSRSDNSDLLDQSALSNLAQRLVEAAKRAGADAADAVAVRGVSHGVEVRDGKVEASERSEGDDVGLRVFVGQRQAVISTNDMSGDNAAQLAERAVAMARVAPDDKYVGLADPDLLAKTFPDLDVLDPVVPSVGELERRAIEAEEAALAVKGVTKSGGASASTGIGGMVLVTSTGFHGSYLRSSHGVSMTAIVGDGTNMERDYDFSSALHASDLASPAAVGKLAGERTVARANPRKVATCKVPVVYDPRVSNSLVGHVIGAANGASVARKTTFLKDSLGQQLFGSKIRIVDDPLRVRGLRSQSFDAEGVATVRRAIIDEGVLTTWLLDCATARELGLQTTGHAHRGVSSSPSPGAYNLHMEAGEVSPEDLIADIKEGFYVTDLIGSGVNGVTGDYSRGAGGFWIENGKLTYAVSEITIAGHLFEMFKSLTPANDLTFKYGVNAPTVRVEGLTIAGR; encoded by the coding sequence GTGATCTCTTCACCAAACGCATCGTCCAGTCGATCCGACAATTCTGACCTGCTCGATCAATCCGCATTATCCAATCTGGCGCAACGCCTGGTCGAGGCAGCGAAGCGTGCAGGCGCCGATGCGGCCGATGCGGTCGCGGTGCGCGGTGTCTCGCATGGCGTCGAGGTGCGCGACGGCAAGGTCGAGGCTTCGGAGCGCTCCGAAGGCGACGACGTTGGGCTGCGCGTCTTTGTGGGGCAGCGTCAGGCCGTGATCTCCACCAATGACATGTCCGGCGATAATGCTGCGCAACTTGCGGAGCGCGCGGTGGCAATGGCGCGCGTCGCGCCCGACGATAAATATGTCGGCCTTGCCGATCCCGATCTGCTGGCGAAGACATTTCCCGATCTCGACGTGCTCGATCCCGTCGTGCCGTCGGTCGGCGAGCTCGAGCGTCGGGCCATCGAGGCGGAAGAAGCAGCGCTGGCAGTGAAGGGTGTCACCAAGTCCGGCGGCGCATCGGCCTCGACGGGTATCGGTGGCATGGTGCTGGTTACCTCGACCGGCTTCCATGGCTCCTATCTGCGTTCCAGCCATGGGGTGTCGATGACGGCGATCGTCGGCGACGGCACCAATATGGAACGTGACTACGATTTCTCCTCGGCACTGCATGCATCGGACCTCGCTTCGCCTGCCGCTGTCGGTAAGCTCGCGGGCGAGCGTACGGTTGCGCGTGCCAATCCGCGCAAGGTCGCGACTTGCAAGGTGCCGGTGGTCTATGATCCCCGCGTCTCGAATTCGCTGGTCGGTCATGTGATCGGTGCAGCGAATGGCGCGTCCGTGGCGCGCAAGACGACTTTCCTGAAGGACAGCCTCGGCCAGCAGTTATTCGGCAGCAAGATCCGCATCGTCGACGACCCGTTGCGCGTGCGCGGCCTGCGCTCGCAGAGTTTCGATGCCGAAGGTGTCGCCACAGTGAGGCGTGCGATCATTGACGAGGGTGTGCTGACCACATGGCTGCTCGATTGCGCCACAGCGCGCGAACTCGGACTACAGACGACGGGCCACGCCCATCGTGGCGTCTCGTCCTCGCCGTCGCCGGGGGCCTATAATCTGCATATGGAGGCCGGCGAGGTCTCGCCCGAAGATCTGATTGCCGACATCAAGGAAGGCTTTTACGTCACCGATCTCATCGGCTCCGGCGTCAATGGCGTCACCGGAGACTATAGCCGCGGTGCCGGCGGCTTCTGGATCGAGAATGGCAAGCTGACTTACGCGGTCAGCGAGATCACTATAGCCGGCCATCTGTTCGAGATGTTCAAGTCGTTGACCCCGGCCAATGACCTTACGTTCAAATACGGGGTCAACGCGCCAACCGTGCGCGTCGAGGGACTGACGATTGCCGGACGCTGA